AAAAGTATTCTCGGGATTTGTTGAAACGAAACACTATCATGATTCAAACTGAGCGACTTATCCTAAGGGCATTGGAGCCGGCGGATGTTCACGCATTGTATCGTTGGGAAAACGATGTCGAGAACTGGTTGGTGAGTCATACCACCAAGCCTTTTTCACAAGCAAGCCTTGAACAGTTCATTCTGAACATTACGGATATCTATTCCGACAAGCAGTTGAGGCTTATGATATCACTCAATGACGACGACTCAACCATTGGCGCCATTGATTTGTTTGAGTGCGATTTTACACACCTGCGCGCCGGAGTGGGTATTTTAATTGGAGAAAAAGAAAGCAGAGGTATGGGTTACGGCAAGGAAGCACTGGACGGACTGGCTACCTATGCGCGCGAAGTTTTGTTTCTTCAACAGCTATATGCAGATGTGCTGGCCAATAATGTGGCTGCCCAACGACTTTTCGATGCTGCGGGATATGAACAAACCGGCATTCGAAAAAACTGGATTCGCACATCTGGTGGCTGGCAGGATTTAATTTTGAT
This sequence is a window from Cryomorphaceae bacterium. Protein-coding genes within it:
- a CDS encoding N-acetyltransferase, which gives rise to MIQTERLILRALEPADVHALYRWENDVENWLVSHTTKPFSQASLEQFILNITDIYSDKQLRLMISLNDDDSTIGAIDLFECDFTHLRAGVGILIGEKESRGMGYGKEALDGLATYAREVLFLQQLYADVLANNVAAQRLFDAAGYEQTGIRKNWIRTSGGWQDLILMTKKLHGEKE